In Gemmata obscuriglobus, a single genomic region encodes these proteins:
- a CDS encoding Uma2 family endonuclease produces MPVVIYDPVYEKHVRAERERLFPNPRDEVWDGVLVMAPLANNEHQLLVMGLCYAFASVVDRDGGDAVLPGCNVSDRDRGWTENYREPDVAVYLASNSAKNSDTHWVGGPDVAVEVVSPGENPRLKLDFYAQVSTRELLIVERDPWAVERYQLRGGKLVLVETADAANGTVLTSSVLPLTFELRAGATRPVIRIVHTQTGQIWTA; encoded by the coding sequence ATGCCAGTCGTGATTTACGATCCGGTGTACGAGAAGCACGTTCGGGCCGAGCGCGAGCGCCTGTTTCCCAACCCCCGAGACGAAGTCTGGGACGGAGTGCTGGTCATGGCCCCGCTTGCAAATAATGAGCATCAGCTACTGGTGATGGGCTTGTGTTATGCGTTCGCTTCGGTCGTTGATCGTGACGGTGGCGATGCCGTTCTTCCCGGCTGCAACGTGAGTGATCGAGATCGCGGCTGGACCGAGAACTATCGCGAACCGGATGTGGCAGTCTATCTCGCGTCGAATTCAGCAAAGAATAGCGATACGCACTGGGTTGGTGGGCCGGATGTGGCGGTCGAGGTTGTTAGCCCGGGGGAGAACCCACGGCTCAAACTCGATTTCTACGCGCAGGTCAGTACGCGCGAGCTGCTCATCGTCGAACGCGATCCGTGGGCCGTTGAGCGTTACCAGTTGCGGGGCGGTAAACTGGTGCTGGTAGAAACCGCCGATGCCGCGAACGGCACCGTGTTGACCAGTTCGGTACTTCCGCTGACGTTCGAATTGCGTGCCGGCGCGACGCGCCCGGTGATCCGCATTGTGCACACTCAGACCGGGCAGATCTGGACCGCGTGA
- a CDS encoding TIGR03067 domain-containing protein: MRTLLALTLVAAVVGLSTAADDKKDPTTGKWVVELVTRDGKAVDALKGAIREHADGKYTLTPATGSKAAPTSGTYVLDLSKNPATIDMVVKGGTYDGKTLHGIAKLEGDTLTVAFGEPGKERPTKFESTAGSGVVVAVHKKVK, encoded by the coding sequence ATGCGCACGCTGCTCGCGCTCACGTTGGTGGCCGCCGTCGTTGGACTCTCGACCGCCGCGGACGACAAGAAGGACCCAACGACCGGCAAGTGGGTGGTGGAGTTGGTGACCCGAGACGGCAAGGCCGTGGACGCACTCAAAGGGGCGATCCGTGAGCACGCCGACGGCAAGTACACGCTGACGCCAGCAACAGGCTCGAAGGCCGCGCCGACCAGCGGCACCTATGTACTCGATCTGAGCAAGAACCCGGCCACGATTGACATGGTGGTGAAGGGCGGCACCTACGACGGGAAAACGCTCCACGGGATCGCGAAGCTCGAAGGGGACACGCTGACGGTCGCGTTCGGCGAACCGGGCAAGGAGCGCCCCACCAAATTTGAGAGCACTGCGGGCAGCGGAGTCGTGGTCGCGGTCCACAAGAAGGTGAAGTGA
- a CDS encoding DUF6404 family protein, producing the protein MTEREKIDTAVEYLKGQRIAAHTAAPLLWRLCWRAGFLIPPPHFLTFLPVALLTGVPLGIGLNVAVIVLRLLVGKPLAWPLAMVGVSGAILFGSLSAVYYRWSASRLGLPKWSAFHPDFDAPEESW; encoded by the coding sequence GTGACCGAGCGTGAGAAAATCGACACCGCGGTCGAGTACCTCAAAGGGCAGCGGATCGCAGCTCATACCGCGGCCCCTCTTCTCTGGCGTCTGTGCTGGCGCGCGGGATTTCTCATCCCGCCTCCTCATTTCCTCACGTTCCTGCCTGTCGCGCTTCTCACCGGCGTCCCGCTCGGAATCGGCCTGAACGTCGCGGTCATTGTCCTTCGTCTCTTGGTCGGAAAGCCGCTCGCATGGCCGCTGGCTATGGTCGGTGTGTCGGGTGCGATTCTGTTTGGGAGCCTGTCGGCGGTTTACTACCGCTGGTCCGCTTCGCGTCTCGGGTTGCCCAAGTGGTCGGCCTTCCACCCCGATTTCGATGCGCCTGAAGAGTCCTGGTGA
- a CDS encoding metallophosphoesterase: MDRRLFIKAALASLAPGATAGAAYGLFESGWLQITRHTVPLRNLPKEFEGTTVAFLTDIHHGPFTSLEYVHTIVRTALSLEPDLILLGGDYSLKDGKYIGPCFEALAALKAPLGVYGVLGNHDYWHGLAETRDGFAAADVHELTNRHVWLERRGARLCLAGVDDKWMGQVDVRAALGDVRETDAVLLLSHNPDVAEKMKDTRVGLMLSGHTHGGQVVFPTGEAPFVPSHYGQKYLKGFVQAPTTQVYVSRGLGTTSAPFRVGSRPELTLITLAAEVRRDRA; encoded by the coding sequence ATGGATCGTCGACTCTTCATCAAAGCCGCCCTTGCGTCGCTCGCGCCCGGCGCGACCGCCGGAGCCGCTTACGGGCTGTTCGAATCCGGCTGGCTCCAGATCACACGCCACACGGTCCCGCTTCGGAACCTGCCAAAGGAGTTCGAGGGCACGACGGTCGCGTTCCTCACCGACATTCACCACGGGCCGTTCACCTCACTCGAATACGTCCACACGATCGTCCGCACCGCCCTCAGCCTCGAACCCGATCTGATCCTGCTCGGCGGCGACTACTCACTCAAGGACGGAAAATACATCGGCCCGTGCTTCGAGGCGCTCGCGGCCCTGAAGGCGCCACTCGGCGTGTACGGCGTCCTGGGCAACCACGACTACTGGCACGGGCTCGCCGAGACGCGCGACGGATTTGCAGCCGCAGACGTCCACGAACTAACCAACCGCCACGTGTGGCTCGAACGCCGGGGCGCGCGCCTGTGCCTCGCCGGGGTGGACGACAAGTGGATGGGCCAAGTCGATGTGCGAGCGGCTCTCGGCGACGTGCGTGAAACCGATGCCGTGTTGCTCCTGAGCCACAACCCCGACGTGGCGGAGAAGATGAAAGACACACGCGTCGGGTTAATGCTGAGCGGGCACACACACGGCGGACAAGTGGTCTTCCCCACCGGCGAAGCGCCGTTCGTCCCGAGCCACTACGGCCAAAAGTACCTCAAGGGATTTGTTCAGGCCCCCACGACGCAGGTGTACGTGTCGCGCGGGCTCGGCACCACGAGTGCGCCGTTCCGCGTCGGCAGCCGTCCCGAACTGACGCTCATCACCCTCGCTGCCGAAGTCCGTCGTGACCGAGCGTGA
- a CDS encoding ParB/RepB/Spo0J family partition protein yields MEATVKAPPRLARGLNALLGDISAPSSDAPVAKLPLGKIAFNPYQPRKQFDDEELASLAASIKTHGVLQPLVVRAAGEEYQLIAGERRLRAARSAGLAEVPVHVVHFEDQQVFEAALVENIQRTDLNPLEKAQGFKEYMDKFKMTQDQLAGRLGLDRTTVTNLLGLLNLHPDVQAAVRNGQLTMGHAKVLKGVTDLEQQLAFAKDAIMKNYSVHALELLVKQHKLAAAGTELAAAAPAEKKEPAEKTAHVKGLEDDLRQRLAVKIEIKVKAKDKGQIVIGFDSNDDFERIIQALQK; encoded by the coding sequence ATGGAAGCGACCGTCAAAGCTCCTCCCCGTCTCGCCCGCGGCCTCAACGCCCTCCTCGGTGACATCTCGGCGCCGAGTTCCGATGCCCCGGTTGCGAAGCTGCCGCTCGGGAAGATCGCGTTCAACCCGTACCAGCCGCGCAAGCAGTTCGACGACGAAGAGCTGGCGTCACTCGCGGCCAGCATCAAAACGCACGGCGTCCTTCAGCCGCTGGTGGTGCGGGCCGCCGGCGAGGAGTACCAGCTCATTGCCGGCGAACGGCGGCTGCGGGCCGCCCGCAGTGCCGGGCTCGCCGAGGTGCCGGTTCACGTCGTCCACTTCGAGGACCAGCAGGTCTTCGAGGCGGCGCTCGTGGAGAACATTCAGCGCACCGACCTGAACCCACTGGAAAAGGCTCAGGGGTTCAAGGAGTACATGGACAAGTTCAAGATGACCCAGGACCAGCTCGCCGGGCGCCTGGGCCTCGATCGCACCACCGTCACGAACCTGCTCGGTCTGCTGAACCTGCACCCGGACGTGCAGGCCGCCGTTCGCAACGGGCAGCTCACGATGGGTCACGCCAAGGTGCTGAAGGGCGTCACGGACCTGGAACAGCAGCTCGCGTTCGCGAAGGACGCGATCATGAAGAACTACTCGGTTCACGCCCTCGAGCTGCTGGTCAAGCAGCACAAGCTCGCCGCCGCGGGCACCGAACTGGCGGCCGCGGCACCGGCCGAGAAAAAGGAACCTGCCGAGAAGACCGCACACGTGAAGGGGCTCGAAGACGACCTCCGGCAGCGGCTCGCGGTGAAGATCGAGATCAAGGTGAAGGCCAAGGACAAGGGCCAAATCGTGATCGGGTTTGACTCCAACGACGACTTCGAGCGGATTATCCAGGCGCTGCAAAAGTAA
- a CDS encoding PseG/SpsG family protein, translated as MDATRGPILFRCDGTSARGWEPFYQCLSLAAALQRRRRGTHFLSYLDPLSLATVVNRGNNDWIPAEQPLGSDGDLAATIAQVRKMNAAAVVVAGDGYDADYLRELKKTGALVMAFDSSADMRFPADLVVNPLLHPGRKAFRMEPGCQLLVGHRYALCRGVFRRQRTIRATEPPMPFRALVAMGDDDAAGEALTRAQQLLQMPKVAKVTVTARTHHPRYDELLALADDSNGKMEVVTETKELMTRLVRAHFALTSGDVWSPELCVVGIPQLILSQTKQQAGTAKKLDEDGVATYLGAATNVTFEQLQEAVDLLHDDPMERKGMTRCARNTFDGRGPDRIVNGLEIMLHSPSRKRAASFAPTHGLKIAA; from the coding sequence ATGGATGCGACTCGTGGCCCGATTCTGTTTCGCTGCGACGGCACCTCGGCCCGCGGGTGGGAGCCGTTCTACCAGTGCCTGTCGCTCGCCGCGGCCCTCCAGCGCCGCCGCCGTGGCACCCACTTCCTCAGCTACCTCGATCCGCTCTCGCTCGCGACCGTCGTCAACCGTGGGAACAACGACTGGATCCCTGCCGAGCAACCGCTCGGTTCCGACGGCGACCTGGCGGCTACCATCGCCCAGGTGCGCAAGATGAACGCCGCGGCGGTGGTGGTGGCGGGCGACGGCTATGACGCCGACTACCTTCGTGAGCTGAAGAAGACCGGCGCGCTGGTGATGGCGTTCGACTCGTCCGCGGACATGCGGTTCCCGGCCGATCTGGTCGTGAACCCGCTCCTGCACCCCGGACGCAAGGCGTTCCGGATGGAGCCCGGATGTCAGCTCCTGGTGGGCCACCGCTACGCCCTCTGCCGCGGGGTGTTTCGCCGGCAGCGCACGATCCGTGCGACGGAGCCGCCGATGCCGTTCCGCGCACTCGTGGCGATGGGCGATGACGACGCGGCGGGCGAGGCACTGACCCGGGCACAGCAACTCCTTCAGATGCCGAAGGTTGCGAAGGTCACGGTGACGGCCCGCACTCACCACCCGCGCTACGACGAACTGCTGGCCCTCGCGGACGACAGCAACGGGAAGATGGAAGTCGTCACCGAGACGAAGGAGCTGATGACGCGCCTGGTGCGGGCTCACTTCGCGCTGACGAGCGGCGACGTCTGGTCGCCGGAACTGTGTGTGGTCGGCATCCCGCAACTCATCCTGAGCCAGACGAAGCAGCAGGCGGGTACGGCCAAGAAGCTCGACGAGGACGGCGTTGCCACCTACCTCGGCGCGGCGACGAACGTGACCTTCGAGCAGCTTCAAGAGGCTGTGGACCTGCTCCATGACGACCCGATGGAGCGGAAGGGGATGACGCGGTGCGCCCGCAACACGTTCGACGGCCGCGGGCCGGACCGGATCGTGAACGGCTTGGAGATCATGCTGCACAGCCCGTCCCGGAAGCGGGCCGCGTCGTTCGCCCCGACACACGGGCTGAAGATCGCTGCGTAA
- a CDS encoding DUF1559 domain-containing protein → MRRNALSRIEFVVALLMVAVLAGLGFSLIQRVRESAARTSCQSNLRQLALGVLNYDGVNAQLPPLVDADAGLMSVFAQLCPYLEASSRMYASPRSSAERYHAASSVSFPFTGQSGQKSSQDGGDANQIWSFFLDPADPTPKGQRDVPVTLPHGSIGYYATGNYAVNGLLAWGKKSSAKSLEEWPAPAVLFAERLQTCRTANGEVIHNLWGVGFYSPNLPAFAALTPTDPPGLQSTGQIAPATGGQFRIGRADAVPQSADFSTPIQLLRDGQPCDPRLPATPHRTGMPTAMSDGSVRVFAPNTDAETFWAACAGPPPVR, encoded by the coding sequence ATGCGCCGGAACGCCCTCTCGCGGATCGAGTTCGTGGTCGCGCTGCTGATGGTCGCGGTACTCGCTGGGCTGGGGTTTTCGCTGATCCAGCGAGTACGCGAGTCGGCTGCGCGAACTTCTTGCCAGAGCAACCTCCGACAACTCGCGCTTGGGGTGCTCAACTACGATGGTGTCAACGCCCAACTTCCACCTCTCGTCGATGCAGATGCCGGACTGATGTCCGTGTTCGCACAACTCTGCCCATACCTTGAAGCATCGTCTCGAATGTACGCTTCTCCGCGCTCGAGTGCGGAGCGGTATCATGCCGCTTCGTCGGTCTCTTTTCCCTTCACTGGTCAGAGTGGGCAAAAGTCGTCTCAAGACGGTGGCGATGCGAATCAGATCTGGAGCTTCTTCCTCGATCCCGCCGACCCGACGCCGAAGGGACAGCGCGACGTTCCGGTGACGTTGCCCCACGGATCAATTGGCTACTACGCGACCGGGAACTATGCCGTGAACGGTCTGCTCGCGTGGGGTAAGAAGTCTAGCGCGAAGTCACTCGAAGAATGGCCGGCGCCTGCGGTCCTGTTCGCCGAGCGCCTGCAAACGTGCCGCACGGCCAACGGCGAAGTGATTCACAACTTGTGGGGTGTGGGCTTCTACAGTCCGAATCTGCCGGCGTTCGCTGCGCTCACTCCAACTGACCCGCCTGGGCTTCAATCGACGGGCCAAATTGCTCCGGCCACCGGCGGCCAGTTCCGTATTGGTCGCGCCGACGCTGTCCCGCAATCCGCCGATTTCTCGACACCGATTCAGCTCCTGCGTGACGGTCAGCCGTGCGACCCGCGCTTGCCCGCAACACCGCATCGTACCGGAATGCCGACCGCGATGAGTGACGGCAGCGTTCGTGTTTTCGCACCGAACACTGACGCCGAGACGTTTTGGGCCGCGTGTGCCGGACCGCCACCGGTGCGCTGA
- the polX gene encoding DNA polymerase/3'-5' exonuclease PolX produces the protein MSKDEVADALDEIGTLLELKGENAFRTNAYHNAARVVQQLPGDLKQLVADGKLGAVRGIGEALSLKITTLVTTGKLPYLEDLRASIPAGMVELLRLPGLGPKKVKALHDLLGIDSIEKLKAACESGQVAKQKGFGAKTQDKILEGIRFRDQVGHRVRIDYALPLGTALLEQIRGFPGVIRSELCGSLRRRKETVADLDILVSSADAQPIMDRFVKLPEVLQVLGQGPTKSSVLAALHVHGTKVTMQADLRVVEDDQFPFALHYFTGSKEHNIRMRQRAIDRGLTLNEYALANDSRSVPCKTEEDIFAALGLPYIEPELREDTGEIEAGEVKKLPALVADRDIRGVFHNHTTYSDGVASLEDMALACKKLGWEYFGVADHSQSLTIARGLPPGAVRKQWAEIDRLNAQLSGVRIIKGSEVDILEDGSLDYSDELLAGFDYVVASVHSLFNMPEADMTARVCKALSHPAVTMLGHATGRLLLKREGYKINLDEVIKTAATFGKMIEINAQPSRLDLDWKYVKQARAMGVPIVINPDAHSPWELGLYTFGVQVARRGWLTKDDVFNTRGLDDVMKELARRKGVK, from the coding sequence ATGTCCAAAGACGAAGTCGCCGACGCGCTCGACGAGATCGGAACCCTGCTCGAATTGAAGGGCGAGAACGCGTTCCGTACCAACGCCTACCACAACGCCGCCCGCGTCGTTCAGCAACTCCCCGGCGACCTCAAACAACTGGTTGCGGACGGCAAGCTCGGCGCGGTTCGCGGGATCGGTGAAGCGCTGTCGCTCAAGATCACCACGCTGGTAACCACCGGCAAGCTGCCGTACCTCGAAGACCTCCGCGCTTCGATTCCCGCCGGGATGGTTGAACTACTCCGGCTTCCGGGCCTCGGCCCGAAGAAGGTGAAGGCGCTCCACGACCTCCTGGGAATCGACAGCATCGAGAAGCTGAAGGCCGCTTGCGAGAGCGGCCAGGTGGCGAAGCAGAAGGGCTTCGGCGCGAAGACGCAGGACAAGATTCTCGAAGGCATCCGGTTCCGCGATCAGGTCGGGCACCGCGTCCGCATCGATTACGCGTTGCCGCTCGGCACCGCGCTCCTTGAGCAGATTCGTGGGTTCCCGGGCGTCATCCGCTCCGAACTGTGCGGCAGCCTCAGGCGCCGGAAGGAAACCGTTGCGGACCTCGACATCCTCGTGAGCAGCGCCGACGCACAGCCCATCATGGACCGGTTCGTAAAGCTGCCCGAAGTGCTTCAGGTGCTCGGACAGGGGCCGACGAAATCGAGCGTGCTCGCGGCGCTTCACGTTCACGGCACGAAGGTGACCATGCAGGCCGACCTGCGCGTGGTCGAAGACGACCAGTTTCCGTTTGCGCTCCACTACTTCACCGGGAGCAAGGAACACAACATTCGGATGCGCCAGCGGGCCATCGATCGCGGCCTGACGCTCAACGAGTACGCGCTGGCGAACGACTCGCGCTCGGTCCCCTGCAAAACTGAAGAGGACATCTTCGCGGCGCTGGGCCTCCCTTACATCGAACCCGAACTGCGCGAGGACACGGGCGAGATCGAAGCCGGCGAGGTCAAGAAGCTGCCGGCGCTCGTCGCCGATCGCGACATCCGTGGCGTGTTCCACAACCACACCACGTACAGTGACGGCGTGGCTTCGCTCGAGGACATGGCCCTCGCGTGTAAGAAGCTGGGCTGGGAGTATTTCGGAGTCGCGGACCACTCGCAGTCGCTCACGATTGCACGCGGGCTACCGCCGGGCGCGGTGCGAAAGCAGTGGGCCGAGATCGACCGGCTTAACGCACAGCTCAGCGGCGTGCGCATCATTAAAGGGAGCGAGGTCGACATCCTCGAAGACGGGTCGCTCGACTACAGCGACGAACTGCTCGCGGGGTTCGATTACGTGGTCGCCAGCGTTCACTCGCTGTTCAACATGCCCGAAGCTGACATGACCGCCCGCGTGTGCAAGGCCCTTTCGCACCCGGCGGTGACGATGCTGGGGCACGCGACCGGGCGCCTGCTCCTGAAACGCGAGGGGTACAAGATCAACCTGGACGAGGTCATCAAGACCGCGGCCACGTTCGGAAAGATGATCGAGATCAACGCGCAGCCGTCGCGCCTCGACCTCGACTGGAAGTACGTGAAGCAGGCCCGAGCGATGGGCGTCCCGATCGTCATCAACCCGGACGCTCACAGCCCGTGGGAATTGGGACTGTACACCTTCGGGGTTCAGGTCGCTCGGCGCGGATGGCTTACGAAAGACGATGTGTTCAACACTCGCGGGCTGGACGACGTGATGAAGGAGCTGGCCCGCCGGAAGGGCGTGAAGTGA
- a CDS encoding Uma2 family endonuclease has protein sequence MRPDRTPTPDAMLRAEWRMKLVGELRELFAGQRVFVASELFWYPTEDDLATHRAPDVLIAFDRAPVFRDAYRQWEEDGLAPHVVFELRSPNDTRADMAAKQRFYDRYGVEEYYLLDPHGGSGIGWVRNEGRFELVYPLGGYSSPRLGVRFEEDHGELKLFTPDGREFRTREQRVGEMQEELRQTTLAFESERERALNALRWLSEERGRAEEARAARDALAAKLRELGIDPDDLLRPAA, from the coding sequence ATGAGACCCGACCGGACGCCGACACCCGACGCCATGCTCCGGGCCGAGTGGCGCATGAAACTCGTCGGGGAGCTGCGCGAACTGTTCGCCGGTCAACGGGTGTTCGTCGCCAGCGAACTGTTCTGGTACCCGACCGAAGACGATTTGGCCACGCACCGGGCGCCGGACGTGCTCATTGCGTTCGACCGTGCGCCGGTGTTCCGCGATGCGTACCGGCAGTGGGAAGAAGACGGGCTCGCGCCGCACGTCGTATTTGAGCTGCGCTCACCGAACGACACCCGCGCGGACATGGCAGCGAAGCAGCGCTTCTACGACCGGTACGGTGTGGAAGAATACTACCTGCTCGATCCGCACGGCGGTTCGGGTATCGGCTGGGTCCGGAACGAGGGCCGGTTCGAGTTGGTGTATCCGCTCGGCGGTTATTCCAGCCCGCGCCTGGGCGTGCGGTTCGAAGAGGACCACGGCGAGTTGAAGCTGTTCACACCGGACGGGCGCGAGTTCCGCACGCGCGAACAGCGGGTCGGCGAAATGCAGGAAGAGTTGCGTCAAACCACGCTCGCCTTCGAGAGCGAGCGGGAACGTGCGCTCAACGCCCTCCGCTGGCTGTCGGAAGAGCGCGGCCGCGCCGAAGAGGCCCGCGCGGCCCGTGACGCGCTCGCGGCGAAGTTGCGCGAGCTCGGGATCGATCCGGACGACTTGCTCCGACCAGCGGCCTAG
- a CDS encoding DedA family protein, whose product MSDALYWYASIFLWLFLTGVGLPPAPEEAGILYAASVNALHSEVWWPFAWAACGLGILAADCVLYGVGWKWGPRLFEYRWVQKVLSGERRQRIEGHFAQHGMKLLILARFLPPVRTGVFLIAGATRYSFVKFLIADLVYAVVGVGAFFFFGAWLLTLIHRYQSTALTIGAIAVMCYGLYMYYRLLRRRELRNGPQAPVSILQGPEGSVPAGEPAKNTAAASAAQHEANVALGKS is encoded by the coding sequence ATGAGCGATGCGCTGTACTGGTACGCTTCGATTTTCCTTTGGCTGTTTTTAACCGGCGTGGGACTGCCGCCGGCACCGGAAGAGGCCGGCATTCTATACGCAGCCAGCGTGAACGCGCTTCACTCGGAAGTGTGGTGGCCGTTCGCATGGGCCGCGTGCGGCTTGGGCATTCTCGCGGCGGATTGTGTGCTGTACGGCGTCGGCTGGAAATGGGGACCGCGACTCTTCGAGTACCGGTGGGTTCAAAAGGTGCTGAGTGGCGAGCGACGGCAGCGAATCGAGGGGCACTTCGCCCAGCACGGGATGAAGTTACTCATCCTCGCGCGCTTCTTGCCCCCGGTCCGCACGGGCGTGTTCCTGATTGCAGGGGCGACGCGGTACTCGTTCGTGAAGTTCTTGATCGCGGACTTGGTGTACGCCGTCGTCGGTGTTGGTGCGTTCTTCTTCTTCGGCGCGTGGTTACTCACGCTGATCCACCGCTATCAAAGCACCGCGCTGACGATCGGGGCCATTGCGGTGATGTGTTACGGGCTTTACATGTACTACCGGCTCCTGCGCCGGCGCGAACTGCGGAACGGTCCGCAAGCACCGGTGTCGATTCTTCAAGGGCCAGAGGGGTCGGTGCCGGCGGGCGAACCGGCCAAGAACACCGCCGCTGCCTCTGCGGCCCAGCACGAAGCGAATGTGGCTCTCGGTAAGAGCTGA
- a CDS encoding pyridoxal phosphate-dependent aminotransferase, which translates to MDRTVPSLSSFARGLTTETAFDVLAVARKLMTSGKDVIALQIGDSPFPTTASALKAAHAAIDAGLTRYCPSAGLPEFRETIAATVKKEFGVPATADNVVVGPGAKVFETYFCEAFLEPGDAVLVFQPAFPTFEPNIIRRGAKPVYVPLKQENQFRPDLGAIEKFVKSEPRARALFLNFPHNPTGGVATADDLKAIANIVRGTNIAVFSDEPYCHMVWNAAGPSVLGKHHSILAEPGMLEQCVGAYTFSKSYSMSGWRCGYMVTSAATAQVVSKMINTSLSCVPPIVQMAGKAALEHDAAERDDVMVKFHAKVVLLVNELRKLPDVTVLMPEGTFYVFPNVKPICDRLGITSHGLAMYLLEGADDKRGVACLGGECFGAAGQGFLRFSCAEPDERLVQAVQFFADAITRTERVKAYLEANPKYRAR; encoded by the coding sequence ATGGACCGCACCGTTCCCAGCTTGTCGTCGTTTGCTCGCGGGCTGACCACCGAGACCGCGTTCGACGTGCTTGCCGTCGCCCGGAAGCTGATGACCAGCGGGAAGGACGTGATTGCTCTGCAGATCGGTGATTCGCCGTTCCCGACGACCGCGAGCGCACTGAAAGCCGCGCACGCGGCTATCGACGCGGGTCTCACGCGCTACTGCCCTTCGGCGGGCCTGCCCGAGTTTCGCGAGACCATCGCGGCGACCGTGAAAAAGGAATTCGGGGTGCCGGCGACCGCGGATAACGTGGTGGTCGGTCCGGGCGCGAAAGTGTTTGAGACATACTTCTGCGAAGCGTTCCTCGAACCCGGCGACGCGGTCCTTGTGTTCCAGCCGGCGTTCCCGACGTTCGAGCCTAACATTATCCGTCGTGGTGCGAAGCCGGTCTACGTTCCCCTCAAGCAAGAGAATCAGTTTCGCCCGGACCTCGGCGCGATTGAGAAGTTCGTCAAGAGTGAGCCCCGCGCCCGTGCCCTCTTCCTCAACTTCCCACACAACCCGACCGGGGGCGTGGCGACCGCGGACGACCTGAAGGCCATCGCGAACATTGTTCGCGGTACCAACATCGCAGTCTTCTCCGACGAGCCGTACTGCCACATGGTGTGGAACGCGGCGGGTCCGTCGGTGCTGGGTAAGCACCACAGCATCCTTGCGGAACCCGGAATGCTGGAGCAGTGCGTGGGGGCGTACACATTTTCGAAGAGCTACAGCATGAGCGGGTGGCGGTGCGGGTACATGGTCACCTCGGCCGCCACGGCCCAAGTGGTCAGCAAGATGATCAACACGTCGCTCTCGTGTGTGCCGCCGATAGTGCAGATGGCCGGAAAGGCCGCGCTGGAACACGACGCCGCCGAGCGCGATGATGTGATGGTCAAGTTCCACGCGAAGGTGGTGCTACTGGTCAACGAGCTTCGCAAACTGCCCGACGTGACGGTGCTGATGCCCGAGGGGACGTTCTACGTGTTCCCGAACGTGAAGCCGATCTGCGACCGGCTCGGGATCACCTCGCACGGGTTGGCGATGTACCTGCTCGAAGGGGCGGACGACAAGCGCGGCGTCGCGTGTCTCGGCGGAGAGTGCTTCGGCGCGGCGGGCCAGGGGTTCTTGCGGTTTTCGTGCGCCGAGCCCGACGAGCGCCTTGTTCAGGCGGTGCAGTTCTTCGCCGACGCGATCACCCGCACCGAGCGCGTGAAGGCGTATCTGGAAGCAAACCCCAAGTACCGCGCCCGGTGA
- a CDS encoding RNA recognition motif domain-containing protein → MATNIYVGNLPWATTDSELSEMFQQYGAVIRAQIVMDRETGRSRGFGFVEMANEQEAQAAIDALNNQLMNGRPLTVNIAKPREGGGGGRGGGGGGGYGGGGGGRRGGGGGGGYGGGGGGYGGGYGGGGDRGDRY, encoded by the coding sequence ATGGCTACGAACATCTACGTCGGTAACTTGCCTTGGGCAACGACGGACAGCGAACTGTCCGAAATGTTCCAGCAGTACGGCGCGGTGATCCGCGCACAGATCGTGATGGATCGCGAAACGGGCCGCAGTCGCGGGTTCGGATTCGTGGAAATGGCCAACGAGCAAGAAGCCCAGGCTGCCATCGACGCGCTCAATAATCAACTCATGAACGGTCGCCCGCTGACCGTCAACATCGCGAAGCCGCGCGAGGGCGGTGGTGGCGGTCGTGGTGGCGGCGGGGGTGGCGGCTACGGCGGGGGTGGCGGAGGCCGTCGCGGCGGTGGTGGTGGGGGCGGCTACGGCGGGGGTGGTGGCGGTTACGGCGGGGGTTACGGTGGTGGCGGCGATCGCGGTGATCGCTACTAG
- the groES gene encoding co-chaperone GroES — MALKIVPLNDKIVVERLEADDKTAGGIILPDSAKEKPKQGKVLAVGEGKPLEGGSRAPFQVKVGDRVLFTSYAGSEVTIDGKEYLICTEDDLLAVVD; from the coding sequence ATGGCCCTGAAGATTGTGCCCCTGAACGACAAGATCGTGGTCGAGCGCCTGGAAGCCGACGACAAGACGGCTGGCGGGATCATCCTGCCGGACAGCGCCAAAGAGAAGCCCAAGCAGGGTAAGGTGCTGGCGGTCGGCGAGGGGAAGCCGCTTGAAGGCGGGAGCCGCGCGCCGTTCCAGGTCAAAGTTGGCGACCGCGTCCTCTTCACCAGCTACGCGGGTAGCGAAGTCACCATCGACGGCAAAGAGTACCTCATCTGCACCGAAGACGACCTACTTGCGGTCGTTGATTAG